In the Candidatus Electrothrix sp. GW3-4 genome, one interval contains:
- a CDS encoding ATP-binding protein, protein MSEDLSIMHCGISQRILFGLFLVAAVLCGSVLFILIRFNSFHIRFEKITHEMPALMTAAELEQEARVLVSHTQDILMSQENYLFVDIQGLIEQSMTRITDIVSQVDPGHQANINLQILASQYRRVADNQLDLVALKEKQLRIKRQLERVHKRLAVLLKEVTDDNPLPVPQSTMSQSAALKEWYATIFRAISLLMTSYTSRYQQHVETYAWQLEQDMAHATKILEQLPGETSEKLRGYQREMTAYALGDNGLFFLCSEKMKLQDRIDECLFKGRSYAAVLLASSRHLHVDTKKVTMGDEQGTVVELHRFRFYLSFLAVLVIASLTAIYIFVRRSIISRILVLRRELIEYSTEEADKMIAVRETGDDELTSLAAGINYFLEQIQQREQRLKSAAKEAEDANEAKSAFVAAISHEIRTPMNAIINLTRLCLGADLGAPLDSRRKHWLEIVRRSSESLLDLTNDLLDSAKVEAGKMELNQGVFRLADLLDKLEPYKISAQMKGLDFQMSMEKEMPEYWYGDQQRVGQILINLVSNAIKFTESGRVKVSVELYQDNEEWLLFRVSDTGVGIRDDKLQSIFSPFQQVGRSATRPGGTGLGLSIARQLTELMGGSIQAECKLYQGSIFQVVLPLNSVPEEKGGKAVYVPGDGNILPKPLAGGRVLLVDDNPFNRLVAEELIKLAGLTVESAEDGVEAVEMVQIKRYDLVLMDLNMPRMNGVEAGMAIHELPDCADLPIIALTADASGTTRKNCLRSGMNDVVSKPIDPQTFFNTLEYWLPEESPEEPVKEGKDECSAVCAPLAPLEASLQDESAEQVEPEEHVVALLDNPIILKAFVDNHGETVLRIRQALTDGNGEEAHRQAHNLKSAAGAIGAPWLNRLSEELEHRLCKIKSVNKASEADLVAQMEAELQEVLRRIASHQS, encoded by the coding sequence ATGTCCGAGGACCTCTCTATAATGCATTGTGGAATCAGCCAGCGTATCCTCTTTGGCCTTTTCTTGGTTGCGGCTGTTCTGTGTGGTAGTGTCCTCTTTATCCTTATTCGTTTCAACTCCTTTCATATTCGTTTCGAGAAAATTACTCACGAAATGCCTGCGTTGATGACTGCCGCCGAGCTGGAGCAGGAAGCCAGGGTGCTGGTCTCTCATACGCAGGACATCTTGATGTCGCAGGAAAACTATCTTTTTGTGGATATTCAAGGCCTGATTGAGCAATCCATGACGCGCATTACGGATATTGTCTCCCAGGTTGATCCTGGTCATCAGGCTAATATTAATCTACAAATTCTTGCCAGTCAATATCGTCGTGTCGCTGATAATCAGTTGGATCTGGTTGCTTTGAAGGAAAAGCAGTTGCGGATTAAGCGGCAACTGGAGCGGGTCCATAAGCGCTTGGCTGTCTTACTCAAAGAAGTTACTGACGATAATCCCCTGCCTGTTCCCCAATCAACAATGTCCCAATCCGCTGCTCTCAAGGAGTGGTATGCAACGATTTTTCGTGCCATATCCCTCCTGATGACCTCGTATACAAGTCGATATCAGCAGCATGTTGAGACCTATGCCTGGCAATTGGAACAGGATATGGCTCATGCAACCAAGATATTGGAGCAGCTTCCTGGGGAAACCAGCGAGAAACTCCGTGGGTATCAAAGAGAGATGACCGCCTATGCTCTTGGTGATAATGGACTTTTTTTTCTTTGCTCTGAGAAGATGAAGTTGCAGGATCGCATAGATGAATGCCTTTTTAAGGGGCGAAGTTATGCTGCTGTGTTACTTGCCTCTTCTCGTCATCTGCATGTAGATACAAAGAAGGTCACTATGGGGGATGAACAGGGAACAGTGGTGGAATTGCATAGATTTCGTTTTTACCTCTCTTTTCTGGCGGTCTTGGTGATTGCTTCTTTAACTGCGATTTATATCTTTGTGCGCCGTTCTATTATCTCGCGTATTCTTGTGCTTCGACGGGAGTTGATTGAATACAGTACAGAGGAAGCAGATAAGATGATTGCTGTTCGGGAAACAGGAGATGATGAGTTGACCTCGCTAGCTGCGGGAATAAATTATTTTCTTGAGCAGATTCAGCAGCGTGAACAGCGTCTGAAAAGCGCTGCGAAAGAGGCAGAGGATGCCAATGAGGCGAAAAGTGCTTTTGTTGCAGCCATAAGCCACGAGATCCGTACCCCGATGAACGCCATTATCAATCTGACAAGATTATGCCTTGGTGCTGACCTCGGTGCCCCGCTTGACAGCAGGCGAAAACACTGGTTAGAGATCGTTCGACGATCATCCGAGTCATTGCTGGACCTGACCAACGATCTCCTTGATTCTGCCAAGGTAGAAGCAGGAAAAATGGAGCTGAACCAGGGCGTTTTCAGGCTCGCAGATCTCCTGGATAAGCTTGAGCCGTATAAGATCAGTGCTCAGATGAAGGGGCTTGATTTTCAGATGAGCATGGAAAAAGAGATGCCAGAATACTGGTACGGTGATCAACAACGGGTTGGGCAAATTCTGATTAACCTGGTGAGTAATGCCATAAAATTTACCGAAAGCGGCCGGGTAAAGGTGAGTGTTGAACTCTACCAGGATAATGAAGAGTGGCTCCTGTTCAGGGTTTCTGATACGGGGGTCGGGATTCGCGATGATAAATTACAAAGTATTTTTAGTCCGTTTCAGCAGGTGGGTCGATCTGCTACGCGACCCGGGGGCACTGGTTTAGGGTTGAGCATCGCTCGCCAGCTCACCGAGCTGATGGGAGGAAGTATCCAGGCTGAATGTAAATTGTATCAGGGGAGTATTTTTCAGGTTGTGCTGCCGTTAAATTCAGTGCCAGAAGAAAAGGGCGGTAAGGCCGTGTATGTCCCTGGAGATGGCAATATTTTGCCCAAACCTCTTGCAGGGGGAAGGGTCCTGCTGGTGGATGATAATCCCTTTAATCGTTTGGTTGCCGAGGAGTTGATCAAGCTGGCTGGTCTGACCGTTGAAAGTGCCGAGGATGGTGTCGAGGCGGTTGAAATGGTGCAGATAAAGCGATATGATCTGGTGCTGATGGATTTGAATATGCCCCGGATGAACGGTGTTGAGGCAGGGATGGCTATTCATGAACTGCCGGATTGTGCAGATCTGCCGATCATCGCCCTAACAGCCGATGCAAGCGGAACAACCCGAAAAAACTGTCTTCGGAGTGGAATGAATGATGTCGTCAGTAAGCCCATTGATCCCCAGACCTTCTTTAATACCCTTGAATACTGGTTACCTGAAGAATCACCTGAAGAACCCGTTAAAGAGGGAAAAGACGAATGCAGTGCGGTCTGTGCTCCTTTAGCTCCCCTAGAGGCCTCGTTGCAGGATGAGTCAGCTGAGCAGGTTGAACCGGAAGAGCATGTTGTGGCCTTGCTTGATAATCCTATTATCCTGAAAGCCTTTGTCGATAATCATGGCGAGACAGTTTTGCGAATTCGTCAGGCCCTTACTGACGGTAATGGCGAAGAAGCACATCGCCAGGCCCATAATCTGAAATCAGCAGCTGGTGCTATCGGAGCACCTTGGTTGAATAGACTCTCGGAAGAGCTGGAACATCGTCTCTGCAAGATCAAGTCCGTAAATAAGGCTTCGGAAGCTGATCTGGTTGCGCAGATGGAGGCTGAGCTCCAAGAGGTTCTCAGGCGTATCGCCTCGCATCAATCTTGA
- a CDS encoding response regulator transcription factor, with protein MEFPDSPCTVLIVDDDPFGIIQLQILLKDSGYELITASDGASAIEIVSRQQPDIILLDIIMPNMDGYETCQRLKENEGPEGIPIIFLSGLHSTEEKINAFEAGGVDYITKPFSEKEVLIRLRTHLTLHRVNKRLVHELENRDEELQNKESKVQDANTALKVLLSAIEEEKKELAERVQFKAEKLILPKVRELSEERDAEKQEALLLEIEHVFQKLTKPFVPGGIELGKALSPTELQIVNLIKQGKSSKEISEICNISVSTIASHRKTIRKKLNITNRKVNLYNYLSSMD; from the coding sequence ATGGAATTTCCAGACAGCCCGTGTACAGTACTTATTGTTGACGATGATCCTTTTGGAATTATTCAGTTGCAGATCTTGCTCAAAGATTCAGGATATGAACTGATCACTGCATCGGATGGAGCTTCAGCCATTGAAATAGTCAGTAGGCAACAGCCTGATATTATTCTTCTTGATATTATTATGCCTAACATGGACGGCTATGAGACCTGTCAACGTCTGAAGGAGAATGAGGGACCTGAGGGTATTCCCATTATCTTTCTGAGTGGTTTGCATTCAACTGAGGAAAAAATAAATGCCTTTGAGGCAGGTGGAGTAGATTATATCACCAAACCGTTTTCAGAAAAAGAGGTCTTGATCAGGCTGCGCACCCACCTGACCCTGCATCGGGTGAATAAACGATTGGTGCATGAGCTGGAAAACAGGGATGAAGAACTGCAAAATAAGGAGAGCAAGGTGCAGGATGCCAATACAGCGCTTAAGGTCCTTCTCTCTGCAATAGAAGAAGAAAAAAAGGAGCTGGCAGAACGGGTCCAATTTAAGGCGGAAAAACTCATTCTTCCCAAGGTGCGGGAGCTAAGTGAGGAACGGGACGCTGAGAAGCAAGAGGCCTTGTTGTTGGAGATTGAGCATGTTTTTCAGAAGCTCACAAAACCCTTTGTCCCTGGTGGGATTGAACTGGGAAAAGCCCTCTCTCCCACGGAATTACAGATTGTTAATTTGATAAAACAGGGAAAATCAAGTAAAGAGATTTCTGAGATCTGTAATATCTCTGTCAGTACGATTGCCTCTCACCGTAAAACAATCAGGAAGAAATTAAATATCACGAATCGAAAAGTGAATCTGTATAATTATTTGAGTTCGATGGATTAA
- a CDS encoding ATP-binding cassette domain-containing protein, producing the protein MQLACNNLSFQYPDSGARVLDRLSFSLQGPGIHAVFGPSGIGKTSLARIISTGITRYEGDLCLKEIKTVLYTYNMERLPTWASIQSLLKQVTPSGREPLLEELVRVFALEELMDARFSRLSLGQQNRANLVRYLVQDFDLLILDESLANVDERLRQIILLHIKARFPEKMFLSISHNLMEVAIFCKKIVLLGAQNKGEQGRLIQGMDLQQDHAQDISLDKKQLDAVMLEIMNAC; encoded by the coding sequence ATGCAACTTGCATGCAACAATCTCAGCTTCCAATATCCAGACAGTGGAGCGAGAGTGCTTGATCGCCTCTCTTTTAGCCTGCAGGGCCCTGGGATTCATGCCGTGTTTGGTCCTTCCGGGATAGGAAAGACCTCGTTGGCTCGGATTATCTCCACCGGAATCACCAGGTATGAGGGTGACCTCTGTCTCAAAGAGATCAAGACGGTCCTTTACACCTATAATATGGAACGGTTACCGACCTGGGCAAGCATCCAGAGCTTACTGAAACAGGTAACACCATCAGGACGCGAGCCCTTGCTTGAAGAACTGGTGAGAGTTTTCGCCCTGGAGGAGCTGATGGATGCTCGTTTTTCTCGCCTCTCGTTGGGTCAACAAAATCGAGCCAACCTGGTTCGCTATCTGGTGCAGGACTTTGACCTCCTGATCCTTGACGAAAGCCTGGCCAATGTAGATGAAAGACTGCGCCAGATCATCCTGCTCCACATCAAAGCGCGCTTTCCAGAAAAAATGTTTCTCTCTATATCTCATAATTTGATGGAGGTAGCCATCTTCTGTAAGAAAATTGTGCTGCTCGGTGCGCAAAATAAAGGGGAGCAGGGGCGCCTTATCCAAGGGATGGATTTACAACAGGACCATGCCCAAGACATAAGCCTGGATAAAAAACAGTTAGATGCAGTGATGCTGGAGATCATGAATGCTTGTTAG
- a CDS encoding IS1634 family transposase, with the protein MENNTTILPQECSSKLLNHLGLVAGMYDELGLGELIDSLIHQDKEKRVVSVGQAVKAMVLNGLGFANRALYLTPHFFQDKPVDRLIGEGIEAQHLNDTVLGRALEVIYEHNPEELYSQLAARAIGRLGLLARFGHLDSTSFHTDGRYPANGSEEEEGVIRITKGYSRDHRPDLNQIVLQLICERQAGIPLLMKPLSGNSSDKTDFRETVQAHIDQMKNDFSLEYLVADSALYTAQTLKELSMILWISRVPETLNLSQEIIHEVASNLMQDPEKAASRSLGVVYGDVRQRWLVVYSPEAYQRGRKTVNKKCLKLSTNESKQFDKLCKQDFACEADALKALSRFEKKLKILSIHDARVVALPRHKGKGRPAKGKKPDFYVYRIEGNPASLLQERTRLLERKSCFILATNQLDCEELSDEELLKVYKDQQKVERGFRFLKDPMFMASTLFLKSRKRIMALMMVMTLCLLVYAALEYRIRQALEINNETFPNQKGKPAPNPTARWVFQFFSGIHLLLVGGMQQLVLNLNEHHLRLLKLLGGRYEKLYSGNG; encoded by the coding sequence ATGGAAAACAACACAACGATTTTACCACAGGAATGCTCAAGTAAACTCCTCAATCACTTGGGCCTAGTCGCGGGTATGTATGACGAACTCGGACTTGGGGAGCTGATTGACAGTCTGATTCATCAGGATAAAGAAAAGCGAGTTGTCTCAGTTGGTCAGGCAGTTAAGGCAATGGTTCTTAACGGGTTGGGCTTTGCGAATCGGGCATTGTATCTGACCCCGCATTTTTTCCAGGATAAACCGGTAGATCGACTCATCGGAGAAGGCATTGAGGCCCAGCACCTGAACGATACTGTTTTGGGCCGGGCCTTAGAAGTGATTTACGAGCATAATCCCGAAGAGTTATATTCGCAGCTTGCAGCTAGGGCAATTGGTCGTCTAGGGCTGCTGGCACGTTTTGGTCACTTGGATTCAACGAGTTTTCATACCGACGGTCGCTATCCAGCCAACGGATCAGAAGAGGAAGAAGGTGTTATTCGGATCACAAAAGGCTACAGCCGTGATCATCGTCCGGATCTGAACCAGATCGTGTTGCAGCTCATTTGCGAACGACAGGCTGGCATCCCGCTTCTGATGAAGCCGTTAAGTGGTAACAGTAGCGATAAAACAGATTTTCGGGAAACAGTGCAAGCGCATATTGATCAGATGAAAAACGATTTCAGCCTGGAATATCTGGTTGCGGATAGTGCGCTCTATACAGCGCAAACATTAAAAGAACTGAGCATGATATTGTGGATTTCCCGTGTACCGGAGACATTGAATCTGTCCCAGGAGATCATCCATGAAGTAGCTTCAAATCTGATGCAGGATCCTGAAAAAGCAGCATCTCGCAGTCTCGGGGTAGTTTATGGCGATGTCAGGCAGCGCTGGTTGGTTGTCTATTCGCCTGAAGCATATCAACGGGGACGCAAGACCGTAAACAAAAAATGCCTCAAGCTGAGCACAAATGAATCCAAGCAATTCGATAAATTGTGCAAACAGGATTTTGCCTGCGAGGCCGATGCATTGAAAGCACTGTCCCGTTTTGAAAAAAAGCTGAAAATACTCTCAATTCATGACGCTCGTGTTGTTGCTTTACCTCGCCATAAGGGCAAAGGACGGCCAGCCAAGGGCAAGAAACCGGACTTTTATGTTTACCGCATTGAAGGCAACCCAGCCTCCCTGCTTCAGGAGAGAACCCGATTGTTGGAACGAAAAAGCTGTTTTATTCTTGCAACGAATCAGTTGGACTGCGAAGAATTGTCCGACGAGGAACTCTTGAAAGTGTACAAAGATCAGCAAAAGGTTGAACGGGGTTTTCGTTTCCTCAAAGATCCTATGTTTATGGCTTCAACGCTTTTTTTAAAATCCCGAAAACGTATCATGGCCCTGATGATGGTTATGACGCTTTGCCTCCTGGTGTACGCCGCGTTGGAATATCGCATCAGACAAGCGCTCGAAATAAATAATGAAACATTTCCCAACCAGAAAGGAAAACCTGCCCCTAACCCTACTGCTCGTTGGGTATTTCAGTTTTTTTCAGGAATTCACCTGCTGCTTGTCGGCGGAATGCAACAGCTGGTCCTGAATTTAAATGAACATCATTTGCGTCTGCTGAAGCTGTTGGGTGGGAGATATGAAAAATTATATTCTGGAAATGGATAG
- a CDS encoding ABC transporter permease subunit — translation MKNYILEMDRGYAECGVYSIGLGGLLGLKYTLALSDYVIPALPLLLETAKAVLTDYIPAVLSTFWVTVLGQLLSILLAFSLGIAGRNTSWLGSFIRVTAYNIQAYPIVALAPIIFILLGDGFLSRLLIASMICYFPLLLSVLGVMAAPVQDIEHFYQATGRMTWQLEVKIRAFENLSKLTTAISGSATLAMAGTIVAEFIAANAGIGYSIRTALYQSDLAKIFIALFLIGIIISVYQGVLESLGTWIIRRTSTKPSSHAQ, via the coding sequence ATGAAAAATTATATTCTGGAAATGGATAGAGGGTATGCTGAATGTGGGGTGTACAGTATCGGCCTTGGTGGATTACTGGGCCTGAAATATACCCTTGCCCTCTCCGATTATGTCATACCAGCTCTTCCTTTGCTTCTGGAGACAGCAAAAGCTGTACTGACAGACTATATCCCCGCAGTCCTCAGTACCTTCTGGGTGACTGTTTTAGGACAACTGCTCTCTATCCTCCTGGCCTTCAGTCTGGGTATTGCCGGACGAAACACCTCCTGGCTGGGCTCCTTTATCCGGGTAACAGCCTATAACATCCAGGCCTATCCCATTGTAGCCCTGGCCCCGATCATTTTTATCCTGCTCGGTGACGGCTTTCTCTCCCGGCTCCTCATCGCCTCCATGATCTGTTATTTCCCCCTCCTCCTCTCTGTCCTCGGGGTCATGGCAGCCCCGGTTCAGGATATTGAACATTTCTATCAGGCCACAGGGCGGATGACCTGGCAATTAGAGGTCAAGATCCGGGCCTTTGAAAACCTCAGCAAGCTGACCACCGCAATCTCCGGCAGCGCGACCCTGGCTATGGCCGGAACCATTGTGGCGGAGTTTATTGCTGCCAATGCTGGGATTGGCTACAGCATCCGTACAGCCCTCTATCAAAGCGATCTGGCAAAAATCTTTATTGCCCTCTTCCTGATCGGCATTATCATCTCTGTTTACCAAGGGGTGCTTGAAAGTCTTGGCACCTGGATTATCCGCAGAACCTCAACCAAACCATCGTCTCATGCCCAATAA
- a CDS encoding ABC transporter substrate-binding protein: MPNKHTTLWPILLCSFIYLLLSTFSAQANEQQIRYRLKWLFNTSVAGDIYADKAGYFAAQGLRVTVREGSPEKNALNELELGRAEFGVASADQVIRALDKGAHLVVLAQIFQINPMQWIYRADQPKIETLADLRGRRIGITLGGNDETIMRTLLTKAGIKKKEVKLSGVRFDFTPFFRRKVEIWPVYRNSQGVILQEKLAKEGEAVRFFNPAAFGVHFVANSVITSAEMIREQPEVVKKFLSALLQGWEAAMNPDNEDKVLAAVQEQDKGTKAMLMKKQLASTRELVLADAPKIGAIDLPAWQQTEAIMLEAGQIKQAVQVEKHLRVR, encoded by the coding sequence ATGCCCAATAAGCACACTACCTTATGGCCCATCTTGCTCTGTTCCTTCATTTATCTCCTGCTCTCGACCTTCTCAGCCCAGGCAAATGAACAACAGATTCGCTACAGACTGAAATGGCTGTTTAACACCAGTGTTGCCGGAGATATCTATGCCGACAAGGCGGGCTATTTTGCCGCCCAGGGCCTGCGGGTCACGGTCCGGGAGGGGAGCCCGGAAAAAAATGCCCTCAATGAGCTGGAGTTGGGGCGGGCTGAGTTTGGGGTAGCCTCGGCAGATCAGGTGATTCGGGCCCTGGATAAGGGAGCACACCTTGTTGTCCTGGCGCAGATCTTTCAGATAAACCCTATGCAGTGGATCTACCGGGCAGATCAGCCGAAAATTGAGACCCTGGCCGATCTTCGGGGCAGAAGGATAGGTATCACCTTGGGCGGGAATGACGAGACCATCATGCGCACGCTGCTGACCAAGGCCGGAATCAAAAAAAAGGAGGTCAAGCTGAGCGGGGTTCGTTTTGACTTCACCCCCTTTTTCCGCCGCAAAGTCGAGATCTGGCCGGTCTACCGCAACAGCCAAGGCGTCATCCTGCAAGAGAAACTGGCCAAGGAGGGAGAGGCTGTTCGTTTCTTTAATCCGGCAGCCTTTGGGGTGCATTTTGTTGCCAACTCAGTTATCACCTCAGCAGAGATGATCAGGGAACAACCTGAGGTGGTGAAAAAATTCCTGAGCGCCTTATTACAGGGTTGGGAGGCGGCCATGAACCCAGACAACGAGGACAAAGTACTGGCTGCGGTGCAGGAGCAGGATAAGGGCACCAAGGCAATGCTGATGAAAAAGCAACTTGCCTCGACCCGAGAACTGGTGCTGGCGGATGCCCCCAAAATAGGAGCCATTGACCTCCCTGCCTGGCAGCAAACTGAGGCAATCATGTTAGAGGCAGGCCAGATTAAGCAGGCCGTGCAGGTGGAAAAACACCTGCGGGTGAGGTAG
- a CDS encoding OmpA family protein, with product MLKKRAAVLCGAAFSVILLFAKGSFAEEEEVKSAKDLIMELAPLPPAEPVRRTRGLVPRPVASPSATPVQAVQTAPAPTGFSTLTAVQFVYDSDELLPVAKRQLDQLVIALQDVKLRHSRIQLIGHTDAAGSREYNRNLSVRRAHSAARYLVQVHGIPAQRIIPIGMGEDQLLDPYNPLSAINRRVEVVVVN from the coding sequence ATGCTGAAAAAACGAGCGGCTGTTTTGTGCGGTGCTGCTTTCTCTGTAATCCTCTTGTTTGCAAAGGGTTCTTTTGCAGAAGAAGAGGAGGTGAAGTCAGCCAAAGACCTCATTATGGAACTGGCACCCTTGCCGCCTGCCGAACCAGTACGGCGTACCAGAGGGCTTGTTCCTCGACCTGTTGCGTCCCCTTCGGCAACACCTGTTCAGGCCGTACAGACAGCTCCAGCGCCAACTGGTTTCTCTACCCTTACTGCTGTTCAGTTTGTTTATGATTCGGACGAACTCTTGCCGGTGGCAAAGCGTCAATTAGATCAGCTCGTCATAGCCTTGCAGGACGTAAAATTGCGGCATTCCCGTATTCAGCTTATTGGACATACGGACGCAGCCGGTTCCCGCGAGTACAACAGAAACTTGTCAGTCAGGCGGGCGCACAGTGCTGCCCGTTATCTGGTCCAGGTTCATGGGATCCCTGCCCAGAGGATTATCCCCATAGGCATGGGGGAGGATCAACTGCTTGATCCGTATAATCCGCTGAGCGCGATTAATCGAAGAGTGGAGGTGGTTGTCGTTAACTGA
- a CDS encoding tetratricopeptide repeat protein: protein MTGRTGKIFIGTILAGMFFISCTGPQGPPGETKINHLQQCLFYANQGDYPNAIRECKRAVEENPNSAEAHTNLGVAYIQVGKNNKALASLRKGAALDPNSPFTQYNLGVIYSLMNQTDLSLEALERALGNGFNNADALRFDRDLDNVRGEPEFRTILERHKFFIQ from the coding sequence ATGACAGGAAGGACAGGAAAAATATTTATTGGAACAATATTGGCCGGAATGTTTTTCATCTCGTGTACTGGTCCGCAGGGACCACCAGGTGAAACCAAGATCAACCATCTCCAGCAATGTCTGTTTTATGCAAATCAGGGGGATTATCCCAATGCTATTCGTGAGTGTAAGCGGGCAGTGGAAGAAAATCCGAATTCTGCTGAAGCGCATACCAACCTTGGGGTAGCCTATATTCAGGTGGGCAAAAATAATAAGGCCCTTGCATCTCTTCGCAAGGGTGCTGCTCTTGACCCGAACAGTCCCTTTACGCAGTATAACCTGGGGGTTATTTATTCCTTAATGAATCAGACCGATTTGTCGTTGGAAGCCCTTGAACGGGCCCTGGGTAATGGTTTTAACAATGCCGATGCACTTCGTTTTGACCGCGACCTGGATAATGTGCGCGGAGAGCCGGAGTTCAGGACTATTCTGGAAAGGCATAAGTTTTTCATTCAATAG
- a CDS encoding caspase family protein — MLVRKKTVQILALVLLLLSAPAAQAKKALLIGIEDYPHAAHLRGPVQDVENIEKLIKADWGYRKEDIHKLINSRATRKNILSELKNWLEKSTDQELLLYYSGHGWHQKDTDGDEKDGEDETLAPYDTLPKPAERIVEHMILDDEIAGFVQRLQERKIILIFDSCYSGTVSRGGLPVQLQAQEGGIRYTKSLDPFASSEGTRGLTVTASKALRREGGFIPGNNHVTVWSAASSSQKAFTDLETRSGSFFTNRFIQGVRERKADFNKDGIVTNSEQLMYLRQESEAFCKRNHKICTLGLTPMLEIGKDLYGSSLTGEKKSQLSVQTGVESMLPGEDSGEVSVRVREGRRLRLGDTVTVECRSNKSGYLILLDINAKGEMLQVFPNQYSTPTVDNFIPAHTTVVVPGPDWGFSIEAQLPLGQNTLIAIFTEDRVEMSDLLGMHKDLQVISEPTTYLAEVTRRLQAVWVGDEVNRAVKWSKGVFEYLIEP, encoded by the coding sequence ATGTTAGTGAGAAAAAAAACAGTTCAAATACTTGCCCTCGTGCTCCTGCTTTTATCCGCACCTGCAGCCCAGGCGAAAAAGGCATTGCTCATCGGGATTGAAGACTATCCGCATGCAGCTCACTTGCGCGGTCCTGTTCAAGATGTTGAAAATATAGAGAAGCTTATAAAGGCCGATTGGGGGTATAGGAAAGAAGACATTCATAAGCTGATCAATAGCAGGGCGACAAGAAAAAATATTTTGTCTGAATTGAAGAACTGGTTGGAGAAAAGCACTGATCAGGAACTGCTCCTCTACTATAGCGGACATGGTTGGCACCAGAAAGATACAGATGGTGATGAAAAAGACGGAGAGGATGAAACGCTGGCCCCCTACGATACCTTGCCCAAACCGGCAGAGCGCATTGTGGAGCATATGATTTTGGACGATGAAATTGCAGGATTTGTGCAGCGACTTCAGGAGAGAAAGATTATTCTTATCTTCGATTCCTGTTATTCCGGCACGGTGTCACGGGGGGGGCTCCCCGTGCAGCTGCAGGCTCAAGAAGGGGGAATACGTTATACCAAATCCCTTGATCCCTTTGCTTCGTCCGAAGGTACAAGGGGATTGACGGTAACGGCATCAAAGGCTCTCAGGAGAGAGGGCGGTTTTATTCCGGGAAATAATCATGTTACTGTCTGGTCAGCGGCATCAAGTTCACAAAAGGCCTTTACCGATCTTGAAACAAGGTCTGGGTCGTTTTTTACCAACCGGTTTATTCAAGGGGTGCGGGAGCGAAAGGCGGACTTTAATAAGGACGGAATTGTTACCAATAGCGAACAGCTGATGTACCTGCGCCAGGAATCCGAGGCATTTTGCAAACGAAACCATAAGATCTGCACACTCGGACTTACCCCCATGTTGGAAATCGGAAAAGATCTCTACGGGAGCAGCCTGACAGGTGAAAAAAAATCACAGCTGAGTGTACAGACAGGTGTTGAATCCATGCTCCCTGGAGAAGATTCAGGCGAAGTGAGCGTCAGGGTGCGGGAAGGGCGGCGTCTCCGCCTTGGTGACACGGTAACCGTTGAATGTAGAAGTAACAAAAGCGGATATCTGATCCTGTTGGATATCAATGCCAAGGGAGAGATGCTGCAGGTTTTTCCTAATCAGTACAGCACACCTACAGTTGATAATTTTATCCCTGCCCATACCACAGTTGTTGTTCCTGGGCCTGATTGGGGTTTTTCCATTGAGGCCCAGCTTCCCCTTGGTCAGAATACGCTGATCGCCATCTTTACTGAGGACCGGGTTGAAATGAGTGATTTACTCGGCATGCATAAGGATCTTCAGGTCATCAGCGAACCAACGACCTATCTGGCTGAGGTGACCCGTCGGCTCCAGGCGGTATGGGTGGGCGACGAGGTGAATCGGGCCGTCAAATGGTCAAAGGGGGTGTTTGAGTACCTTATTGAGCCCTAG